One region of Rhodocaloribacter litoris genomic DNA includes:
- a CDS encoding ABC transporter ATP-binding protein, protein MPYKGWVALAFVSVMTVAFLGPLRPKLVQLAIDRHIVVGDLEGLQRMVLWLVLVLLAEGGLAFVNSYLTQWIGQHAIYDLRTKVYRHIQRQPLRFFDRTPLGKLITRVTSDVESLSQVLSAGVVTILGDLFRLVFIGYFMFALNWRLALVTLVVMPVMLWATLWFKRKVREQYRETRVQVARLNAFLQEHITGMRIVQLFNREAEELRRFRRINDDHRQAHLKTIFYFALFWPAIDLIASTALGLVIWFGGVQAMTGTLTLGVLIAFIQYARQFFEPIRNLSDQFNTLQSAMAGAERIFDLLDRDEALPEPARPARLEKVRGRIEFRNVWFSYDPMPADGQEPNWVLRDVSFVAEPGQTVAIVGATGAGKTTIINLLLRFYEVQRGQVLVDGVDVRQMRLADLRRHIGLVLQDVFLFSGSVLRNITLDDPRIPRERVEEAVRLIGADAFIERLPARYDHDVRERGLSLSHGQRQLLSFVRALVYDPEILVLDEATSSVDTETEHVIQKALEQLLKGRTSLVIAHRLSTIQHADRILVMHRGQIREQGTHQELLALGGLYRKLYELQYREQEAPAPRRDQVDAA, encoded by the coding sequence CCCAAACTCGTCCAGCTCGCCATCGACCGTCACATCGTCGTCGGCGACCTCGAAGGACTCCAGCGCATGGTGCTGTGGCTCGTGCTCGTCCTGCTCGCCGAAGGGGGGCTGGCCTTCGTCAACAGCTACCTGACCCAGTGGATCGGGCAGCATGCCATCTACGACCTGCGCACGAAGGTCTATCGCCACATCCAGCGGCAGCCGCTCCGCTTCTTCGACCGGACCCCCCTGGGCAAGCTCATCACGCGCGTCACGAGCGACGTCGAGTCGCTCAGCCAGGTGCTCTCGGCCGGCGTCGTCACCATCCTGGGCGATCTGTTCCGGCTCGTCTTTATCGGCTACTTCATGTTCGCCCTCAACTGGCGGCTGGCCCTGGTCACCCTGGTCGTGATGCCCGTCATGCTGTGGGCGACCCTGTGGTTCAAGCGCAAGGTGCGCGAGCAGTACCGGGAGACGCGCGTCCAGGTGGCCCGCCTCAACGCCTTCCTGCAAGAGCACATCACCGGGATGCGCATCGTGCAACTCTTCAACCGCGAGGCCGAAGAACTGCGGCGCTTTCGCCGGATCAACGACGACCACCGGCAGGCCCACCTCAAGACGATCTTTTATTTCGCCCTCTTCTGGCCCGCCATCGACCTGATCGCCTCCACGGCGCTCGGGCTCGTGATCTGGTTCGGCGGGGTGCAGGCCATGACCGGAACGCTCACGCTCGGGGTGCTCATCGCCTTCATCCAGTACGCCCGCCAGTTCTTCGAGCCCATCCGCAACCTCTCCGACCAGTTCAACACCCTGCAGAGCGCCATGGCCGGCGCCGAGCGCATCTTCGACCTGCTCGACCGCGACGAGGCGTTGCCCGAACCCGCGCGACCGGCCCGCCTCGAAAAGGTGCGGGGCCGCATCGAATTCCGCAACGTGTGGTTCTCCTACGACCCGATGCCCGCCGACGGGCAGGAGCCGAACTGGGTCCTGCGCGACGTCTCGTTCGTGGCCGAACCGGGCCAGACGGTCGCCATCGTGGGGGCAACGGGGGCCGGCAAGACAACCATCATCAACCTGCTCCTGCGCTTCTATGAGGTGCAACGCGGCCAGGTGCTGGTCGACGGCGTGGACGTCCGGCAGATGCGCCTGGCCGACCTGCGGCGGCACATCGGGCTGGTGCTGCAGGACGTCTTCCTCTTCTCCGGTTCCGTCCTGCGCAACATCACGCTGGACGACCCGCGCATCCCCCGGGAGCGGGTCGAAGAGGCCGTCCGCCTCATCGGGGCCGACGCGTTCATCGAGCGCCTCCCGGCCCGCTACGACCATGACGTGCGCGAGCGCGGCCTCTCGCTCTCACACGGACAACGGCAGCTCCTCTCGTTCGTCCGGGCGCTCGTCTATGATCCCGAGATCCTCGTGCTCGACGAGGCGACCTCCAGCGTGGATACCGAGACCGAGCACGTCATCCAGAAAGCGCTCGAACAATTGCTGAAAGGACGCACCTCCCTGGTCATCGCCCACCGCCTTTCCACCATCCAGCACGCCGACCGCATCCTCGTGATGCACCGGGGGCAGATCCGCGAGCAGGGAACGCACCAGGAACTGCTGGCCCTCGGCGGCCTCTACCGCAAGCTGTACGAGTTGCAGTACCGGGAACAGGAAGCTCCAGCCCCTCGCCGCGACCAGGTCGATGCGGCTTGA